TTCTAGACATTTAAAACCTATTACAATTTAAATTTCAATGGTAAAAACAATAGGTTTTAGAATTGTTTTGTGATCCtttatcaaaaaaaaattctattccttttattcagtttttaaacATACCAGTGAGAATCAAAATTGTCAAATTTTCCAATGGCAATTTCTCCACACCAGAAGGTAGTCATGACTCTCAAAGAAGGAACAATTTGGGTTTTTCCTGCcttcaaaatattatcaaatcCTGTATTTCTTACAGGCTTTTCAAACAcgtagaaaataagaaatattccAATGAATGAAACATACCAAATGTCAGTAATATGCAAGACATTCCTTTGGGGAAatggctgtaaaaaaaaaaaaaaatccagtctgTATATGCAAAGTAAGCAAGgaaattcagtcttttttttttcttctttaaaagtccGTTATTCCTAAAATATCATTCCACAAAACTGGAAGTGAAAGACTAAAGGtcaggaaagggaagagagggagagggagcacACACcattaacacacaaaaaaagtaaaattatacaaACTTAAGCAGTTTATAACAGACTGGGGTCATACTCCAAGATACCAAAGTCTGGTCGAAGAAATTCACCATTCTGTTGGAGCTAGGGTTTGTATGGCTTCGTGAAGATCCATGAAGATTCACTGCCGTGGCGCAAGCCCCCTTCCCACTCCAAATCCTGGTTTCTGCACCATGCCTCCACGGGGAGGGCCTCTCATTCCACCACCCAGCCCACCTCGAGGGCCTCCAGGTCCCCGAAGGCGATTATCTCGTCGGTCGCCTTCCCTGGCAGCTCGAGTCTTCTTCTCTTCAACATTCAGACGGACCTCACCTCTGAACATGATGGGCTGTAAGAATCAAGGTGACCAGACTTAGAGTACTGATGAGCTAGCTATCActgtcaaagataaagaaagctAAAATAATGAACCAGCAGAGGcggggcacggtgactcatgcctgtaatcccagcactttgggaggccaaggcgggtggatcacgagatcaggagttcaagaacagcctgaccaacatggtgaaaccccgtctctactaaaaaaatacaaaaattagccaggcatggtggcacacgcctgtagtctcagctattcaaggaggctgaggcaggagaattgcttgaacccggaaggcggaggttgcagtgagccaagatcgcaccattgtactccagcatgggaaaaagagtgagattccgactcagaaaaaaaaaaaaaaagaaccagcagATTATAAATCAGCTAAGTTCTCACAgttcagatttttgtttgtttttttaatgagacgAGTTTCACTcatcacccaaactggagtgcaatggcaccatcttggctcaccgcaacttctgcctcccgggttcaagggattttccctgccccaggctccagggtagctgggaatagaggcgcccgccaccacgcccagctaatttttgtatttttagtagagacagggctttgccatgttggctaggctgttctcaaactcctgacctcaggtgatccgcccacctcggcctcccaaagtgctaggattacaacaGTTCATTTTTTGTTTAACTCAGAACATACAATTTTCCACtaacaaatacatggaaaggTGATTAGGTAGGCAGGCcagttttaaaaagccattttaaatagCATAGCAGCACCAGTTAACTCTCATCGTACTTATTTTCTCATAGAATTATGTAAATTGAATAAAGAATTGCCACCTTCttgccgggggcagtggctcacgcctgtaatcccggcactttgggaagccgatgagggtggatcaggaggtcatgagttcaagaccagcctggccaagatggtaaaaccccatctctactaaaactacaaatattagctgggcgcggtggcaggcgcctgtaatcccagctacttgggaggctgaggcaggagaatcacttgaacccaggtggcggaagttgcggtgagccaagatcgtgccactgcactctagcctgggcgacagagtgagacaccgtcccaaaaaaaaaaaaaaaaagaactgccacCTTCTCCATAGATTTGGAGGCTTAGAATAAAACCTCATCATCGCCAATGTGAAAAGATGGTACTGTACTTATTTATGCAAAGTACATAtacagttaaaataaaaacttcattaatttgacataaattttaatttgctCTTTAACACCTCCTGAGAATTTTGGACAGTCTTGGCCTTCGTTTCCTCCTAACAGAGCCAAAGTAGTTAATGGGCTATGAAACATTTCAATATATTCAATTTATGCTCTTCACCAGCAATATAATTTACTAATTTCTTAAAACGAGTATCTaaaagtacttactatgtgtcacGGAAGTCTtctattcaaatttatttatttatttatttatttatttatttatttatttatttatttatttattttgagatggagtctcgctctgttgcccaggctggagcacagtggtgcaatctcggctcactgaaagctccgcctcccgggttcacgtcattctcctacctcagtctcctgagtagctgggactacaggcgtccgccaccacacccggctaatttttttgtatttttagtagaaatgggttttcaccgtgttagccaggatggtctcgatctcctgacctcgtgatctgcccacctcggcctccccaagtgctgggattacaggcatgagccaccgcgcccgggtcTATTCAAATTTATTAGCTCACTTAACAACAACCCTCTGATGGTAGATACCTACTTTAAGGACTAGCAAACTAAGGGCtggggaggttaagtaacttgttccaTGGGTCACAACACGAATGAGTGACGAAAGGAGAATATAAACCAAGGCCTCCAGACTAGGAAAAATAAGCTTGGAACCAGTAGGCTACACTACAGTATGTCATACACCAGGGCAATCAGTCTTACATAAGCTATTTCTGCccacacaaaaaattagtgaaGGGAGCGCAGTAGACTTCTATCAATACCATGAAATGAAGGGTGGCCACTAGGCCTAATACATGCTGAATGACGGATTTATCTACAAAGCCTACTGGACATTTCTGGGTTCTTCAGTGGCTTTGGTGAGATAAACCACTGTTCCCTCATTTCTCAGAGTATTTTGCAGATGCCTCACAAAAATAAATGGTCAAATAATTTGAAAGATAATGTATATTTGCATACTCAGGTTGACATAATGTTATGACCACAACATTAAACTATGCAGTATGGCCAGGTGCgctggctcgcacctataatcccagcactttgggaggccaaggtcggcagatcacctgaggtcaggagttcgagaccagcctggccaacgtggggaagccctgtgtctactaaaaatacaaaaaaatcagctgggcatggtggcaggcgcctgtaatcccacctactcaggaagttgaggtaggagaactgcttgaacccgggatgtggaggttgcagtgaggcaagatcacaccattgcacactccagcctgggtggcagagcaagactctgtctcaaaaaaaaaaaaaaaaaaaactttgcagtATGCCCATTAACATTCTGGAGAATATCACTGATCTGCAATATTTCTATTATATGGTTTAAAgtacacatttttaatttatagggacagaaagcagattagtggctgccaggggttggggagacAGGTACAAGGAATGACTGCTTAGTGAGTAAAGAGCTTACGGCTTTCAGTAAAAAACTTTTGGAATTAAaggtaatggttgcacaataatgtgTTCTGAATGCAATTAggctgtacatttttaaatggttaattttgttatgtaaacttcacctcaataaaaaagtatagCTTAGTAAATTAATATTACTTATACCCTTGTTCTTCTCTACTACTACAAAAAGTAGTTTTTGGCTAGGGGAGGGGAAGCTTTCTTTGGGGGTCCCACAGTAAGATTTCCACTCTACAAATTCTTCTATTATTAGAATGTACAGGGTAAGAGTACTGTAAGTAAGGATGGTTCCAAGTAGGTTGACTATATATCTTCCAAatccaatttattaatttaaaggaGAAGCTCTTAACAGTTATTCTCTAAAAACAGCAGTATACCAAAACTGCCCTGGGCAAACTGACTCTTATCTTAGTTAATAGTTAAAAGTAGGTTTGTATTTCATCTCCTGTACACCAAAAGCCACCACCAAGGAAAGGTAGTTACGTAAATCTCAGTGCACTGATAActattcattttctcattctcaTAATTCATGTTTTCAAAAACTAAGTTACTTAAACATAAGTTTTGTTTTCCTAAACCCCCAGGCAAGTCTTTGAATAATGGTTGAAAATAATGGAATAAATTACCTGAACATGTTGGAATAAACTGCACTTTACATAAAGACCCAGttgtaaagataaatatattctaaagaaccaaaacccttttaaaaaaacaaaaaaatcaagacaaaaaGCTGCTTACCCTGTTGCTAAGGACTTTCTGAACAGGCTCAGAATCATCAaacacaacaaaaccaaaattggGTAATTTCCCACCACTGTTAATGCGCAACTCCACCACGTTCCCATAACCTGCAAGTGAAACACATTCTCAGATAATTACTTAGACCATTCCCTTTAAACATTACATATACAcagtccaatacagtagccactacaTGCATGtgactattgagcacttgaattATAAATATAgctagtctgaattgagatgtgcctCTCATAAGTGTAAAATTATGGGAGGCACATTTGGATTTCAAAGATTTATTATGAAAGTGTAAAATATCTCTCACAATATtcttacatgttgaaatgacaatgccttaagttaaatgttattaaaattatccagtttcttttcatcttttttttttttttaccatgactactagaaaatttataATCACATATGTGGCTCATTTCCTATTTCTACTGTACAGTGCTAGAGAGACACTAGATGAATTTAGTGTTCAAAACTCAATAACCtactttgaaagaaatctttaagCTCTGATTTGTCCACTTCATGAGGCAGGTTGCCAATGAAGAGTTGGTGACTGTCAGGGTGTCTCACCATTCTTCGGGGTTCAATGTCACCTTGCTCACCAGCCTCACGGACTTAAAAGGAGACAAAAACATCAAtgaaagacaagagaaagaagacaTCTTTCAGTGATTGCTCACATTCAATAGTTTTCCCTCTACACTAAAAACAGGTAATTCATCAACCCTacgatatttttattttaaagtatataaatatcaACTGCCCTCCCAAAATAAGCTCTCACCTCAAAATCCCCCAAATGAGAAATCGCCCTTCTGAGCTCTTACTTGGTCTGGGTCCCCTTTGGGGAGGAATATTTATTCGTTGTTCTCGCACTCTTTGATCCCTTTGAGGTCTCTGTGGTGGAATCTGAGATTCAGGCTTAGACTCTGGACGGGgctgaaaaattttaagttaaattttgtGTTAAAACAAAGCAGGCTTatccttttttttaataaagtttctTGGCTAACAAGTTTTAAACTAGAAAATGGACAATTCCCTCAcaagaaaaatcattaaaaaccATCTTATACGCTTCTCTTCCGTCCTATATGTCAGTTCTGTTTCTACATTGATTtgggttggtgtttttttttttttgagccagagtctcactgtgtcgcccatgatgcagtgcagtggcacaatcatgactcactgcagcctcaacctcccggactcaagcaatcctcccacctcagcttcctaagtagctaggactacagatgcatgccacaaggcccagctaatttcttattttttgtagagacagggtctcactatgttgcccagactggtttcaaacttctaggctccagtgatcagctggcttcagcctcctaaagtgctgggattacaggcatgagccacactgcaCCTGACCAGTTTTCACATTCTCTAAACCTCTGTTGAATCAAATTACCAAAATAGAAGTAAATTTGCCTAATGTACAAGTTTTATTAGGACCTTACCTGTGAAGCTGGTACTTTAACAACATGAGGTGGTATCCCAGTAACTGGAACAGCTCCACTGGGTGGAAGATTCTTACTGGTCACAGATGCCCAAGAAAATGTCTAAGGGAGCAATACCAACATTACATAATTATACCATGTATCAAAACAACATAAAAGCTACTAACTCTTGATTTCCTGTACATAACAAATGGTAACACATTCTCAAAGGCAGGATGGagtttatacatatattaagATTCATCTCTTTCAGCTATTCAAAATTTAGTACTGAAATTCCTTGGGACTGATGATCAAGTACCTAGCAAATCTGAGAGGCTTAGGTTcaagaaactactttttttttttttttttgagacagaatcttgctctgttgcccaggctggaatgcagtggcatatacacagctcactgcagcctccacctcctgtgctcaagtgatcctcccacctgtttCCCAagcagctgaaactacaggcatgtgccaccatgtccagctattttttctttttagtagagatgaagtctcactatattgaacaggctggtcttgaactcctgaactcaagcaatcctcctggcctcagcctcccaaattactgggattaaaTGCGTAAGCCACAACGACTGGCCCAAGGAAAGCTACTTTCATTCAAATTTGTGAATCAAACAAAATTCCCTCTCCTCCAAAATCAGCTCAGCTCTTCCTACTGTGATTCAATCCAATCCACTGTACAAACATCGACTCAATTACATCAATTGTAGAATCATCATAAACACCTTTCTCACACATTTAAAAATCGCCAGAACCTGTTATTCTacctaattatttcttttccatttccactGCCACAACTCTAATTCAAGCCATCATTCTCTCTCACTAGGGTTACTGTAATAACCAACTAAGTGATCAGCTGGTCCAGCCAACCTACTTTTCCACTTGCTTCTTATGGTTTTATTCTTGtgacaaggtcttactctattacccaggctggaatgcagtggcataatcatagctcattgcagccttgacttcccaggctaagcgatcctcctacctcagcctcccaagcagctgggaccacacataggcaccaccacgcccagctaattttttccaCTTGCAAGCTAAAGTCATTTCAACATTGCTCTTTCCTACTCACCTATTAGCTGCCAGAGAACAAGAAGCCCTATCTGTTTTGCCAATATAATACCTACACTTTGAACAATGCCTAACACACAGCAGGAATTTGAATTGTTGAACAAACAAATGACATAACCCTGGGCCTATAAATACAGCACTAAAAATTATATTCCTTCCCAGAGCACCAAATGCAAAGGTTCCAACGTAGTTCAGTTAACAATCACCCTGATGAGACTCAGGAGGACAAACTGAAAACTTCTGAAATCAGGTATGCCAATTAGAAATGAAGTTTTACTTCAGTAGTTCATTTCTACTTCCACTATAAAGTTATCTTCAATAAAATTTCATAGAAAAAGTATATTCTGccatgttatttttcttaaaaagatgtTTGCACTTGTAGTAACAAGCATGTAATAATTTATAGTGTAaaagattaaatattaaatagataAGCAATCACTGATATGGTGCTACAGTGGCACCTAAAATTTCTGGTCTGACAGGCATTCAAGTTACCTAGGGGAAAGGAGTGGTTTCTTTTGATGAAATAAACTAATACACATCTTACCTCTCTCTTATCAAAGGCATGGCTCAATATCTAAGAAATTTCCCTGAAATGAACCACCAATATGAAAATGTATCTACAAGTCAACCAACCagcaatataaaagaacagaaattaaaaaaaaaaaaaaactagaaatagaataaaaatgaagacacgTTTCATACCCTCAAGTCTTCCTGTACTGTCTGACCTATGTctgcaggtgctggagaagaaCTCTTCTGAGCATCCTCAGGGGCAGTTTCTTCTAATACTGGCTCAGGCTTTTCCTCTTGGATTTCAGATACAGGTTCTTGTTCTGGTTCTGGTTCAGGATCAGGCTCTGGTTCAGCAACAGGCTCCTCTAAATGTTCTTCCATGTCATTACTTTGACaggaaaatttgagaaatatcaTTCTGCCACCATTTATTTCGCAAAAAATTCCCTCATCATTTATTAATCAGAAACCAGAACACACAGTTAGCTCcttctatccaaaaaaaaaaaatctaagaattgTGTAtctgagttttttaaaagtaattttaaaaatgccactCAATAACTTAACTGGAatccatttgtttggtaaattCTGATAAGCCAATGAATCAGGACATCAAAATGAACCAAACCACTTTATGGCTGGAATCCCACAACTATTACAATTCATTCAGCATacaacatcagaaaaactctcaaaataggctgggggaggagggaaaagaaagtTGCTGTTCAATGGGGATAGTGTTTGTAAGGTATATAAAGTTATCTTCAATAAAATTTGTAAAGTGAAAAGTCCTAGAGATCTGTCATACAACCACATCTATACAGTTAACACTACTGTactttatacttaaaaatggttaagataaaaAAAGGTTAAGATGGCAGATTTTATGATATGTGGCTtttaacacaaacacacaaaaactcTTTCAAGCACATAAGGAATTTGGGGGAGAAAATATATTAGTTATGATTCACAATACAATTCTTAAAATTCCACATAAATCAACCAGAAATGCTGTTAAAACTGCAGAGGGGgctgggcacacacctgtaatcccagcactttgcgaggctaaggtgggcagatcacctgaggttaggagttccagacctgcctagccaatatggtgaaaccccatctctacaaaaacaaaacttagccgggcatggtggcgtgcgcctgtagtcccagctactcaggaggctgaggcagggggattgcttgaacccaggaagcggaggttgcagtcagccaagatcgcgccactgcactccagcctgggtaatagagcgagactctgtctcaaaagaacaaaaacaaaactgcagaTGTTTTGCCTCCTCAAAGTCTAATTCAGTAGGTTTGCAGTGGGACCATGAATCTTCATTTTCAACCAGCAACCCAAGTAAGTAACCTGATTAGTTCATCACACCTTGAGAAACACTTGAAAACACCCTTCAGGCACTGAGTATTAACATTCAGTGTCACATGGTAACAAGTAAATATGGATGTCTACTGCTATCAAACACATTTCTGTTCCAATCACAAgggagaaaaaaacccaaaagtataATGATGCACTTACTAAGGTAATGAAACTCTTTATTGCTACTTAACTCACATATTGATATTTATATCAACTTATGCCCGATCTCTAATAGGTCTCTGTCCACTTCATATTCCCTCAAAGCATTTACTACCTCAATATATTCAACTCTTGATAAACAATATGCAAGTTTTTTCACCAAGAAAAAACTAAACCAAAAAGAAACTGATACTATTTAAACTAAGCAATAGTAGATTACCTTCATAGTACAATTTACTATTAACAAACAAGTTACATATTTTTGTTTAGTCAAAATTACCAGAAACAAAACCATTCTTCTGAGaaatcattattttgaggtaattcTCAGAATATGTAAATGCCCTCCAACAAACGGAAAGACTAGACAATGCAAGTTCTTATGCAGCCCCGGACATGTGAACAAAATCTTCTTACCTGACAACTGCCTGATCATAGAAAGTTCCAGAATCATCAGGTACCACCTCAGGTGTTTGCTGTCTTTCTTCAGGTTCCTCTACTTCTTCTTCAGACTCTAAGtgagaaaaagatatttaaagtaatttgtACTTACTGAATTCACATACACATTCACTTTCGCAATGTTCACATAACAACAGtgaagaaaaacatatataaagtacGACAATTTGGTAAAATCATGGCATTGACTTTAAGGACAGAACTAAGGCTTTTaataatagactttttttttgtttttttgagacggagtctcactctgtcgcccaggctagagagtgcagtggtgcgatctcggctcattgaaagccccgcctcccgggttcacgccattctcctgcctcagtctcccgaatagctaggactacaggtgcctgccaccacgcctggctaattttttgtatttttagtagagatgcggtttcactgtgttagccaggatggtctcgatctcctgacctcgtgatctgcccgcctcggcctcccaaagtgctgggattacaggcatgagccaccacgcccggctttaaGGATAGACTTTAAAGCTACTGTAGTGTCTTGGTTTTTAAGAGCATGGAGCCTAATGCAGGCTCTGTCACCTTAGGCTACGTGACATTAGCCAAATTACATTAGGCAGTTATCTAATGCAGGCTCTACCACTTTACTAGGCAAATGATTGCTTATCTGTAAAactatattacaaaataaatatactctCAGCCATATAAACAACACTCAATTCTattattttggagaaaattttCCATGAGTCTCTGTGCCTACACATCTTCCATGCCTACCCTTTCTTCTAGACTGTCTTTCAAGAACATTTATATAGCAAACAGCTTTGAAAGAGTATCTCCCTCCAGCACAAAGAGTAGGCATGTTTACTGCCAGTTGTAATAGATCTGGGTTCCCTAAACTCAGTGTCCCATGCCTTTAACACAACCCACTGGGGTAGAAGTATCACCTAGCCTTCTTCATGACATCCTGTTGGTATATGTAGCAAAAATACTACTACCGTTGCTGTGAGTTAGCCTGTCTCCTTCTGACCTAAGAGTCTTATGTCTTCTACTAACATCCATGATACAAGCTAACCTGTTAGCAGCTTCAAGTAGGGTAAAACCTCAGACTCTTCATATACCATGATAATTAGTTATTAATGAAGAACAGAGTGTAATGAAAACAGTAAAGAAACCCATAGTCTCTTAAGGGCAATctgatgccattaaaaaaaatttagacaagTAATTTAAAGTATTTCACTACTTACCCTCCTGAGGCTCAGTGACAAACCCACCAAAGACCTCATCTTGGTATCTGAAGATATCATTGTGAACATAGAATTTATTTGCAACAGACCCCTGCAACGCCAACAGaaag
The Symphalangus syndactylus isolate Jambi chromosome 7, NHGRI_mSymSyn1-v2.1_pri, whole genome shotgun sequence genome window above contains:
- the G3BP1 gene encoding ras GTPase-activating protein-binding protein 1, which translates into the protein MVMEKPSPLLVGREFVRQYYTLLNQAPDMLHRFYGKNSSYVHGGLDSNGKPADAVYGQKEIHRKVMSQNFTNCHTKIRHVDAHATLNDGVVVQVMGLLSNNNQALRRFMQTFVLAPEGSVANKFYVHNDIFRYQDEVFGGFVTEPQEESEEEVEEPEERQQTPEVVPDDSGTFYDQAVVSNDMEEHLEEPVAEPEPDPEPEPEQEPVSEIQEEKPEPVLEETAPEDAQKSSSPAPADIGQTVQEDLRTFSWASVTSKNLPPSGAVPVTGIPPHVVKVPASQPRPESKPESQIPPQRPQRDQRVREQRINIPPQRGPRPIREAGEQGDIEPRRMVRHPDSHQLFIGNLPHEVDKSELKDFFQSYGNVVELRINSGGKLPNFGFVVFDDSEPVQKVLSNRPIMFRGEVRLNVEEKKTRAAREGDRRDNRLRGPGGPRGGLGGGMRGPPRGGMVQKPGFGVGRGLAPRQ